A single window of Synechococcus sp. CBW1004 DNA harbors:
- a CDS encoding cation:proton antiporter codes for MLLPTLLLEIGNHQFEVAETLIQVGRFLVIFLAARTLAEVMVRLSLPTILGELLAGVLIGVSGLHFLLPPDTGVAINDLLLNLVSSLSGVTPEQVQELYTESFPGLQQVSLLGLYALLFLTGLESELDELMAVGLQATTVAVTGVVLPFALGTAGLIWLFHVPTILAVFAGAAMTATSIGITASVFGELGWLKRREGQIVIGAAVLDDILGIVILAVVVSLAGGEALAIGPILKLVVAALVFVAAALWLSGTAAPAFDWLLDRLKAPGEVVVAGFVVLSLCCFAAQAIGLEAALGAFAGGLILSRSRHTEAIQETVKPLVALFATVFFVLIGTGMDLSVLNPLEPANRPGLVVALFLLLVAIAGKVAAGWSYLSKEPSNRLVVGLGMLPRGEVGLIFLGLGTQAHLLTPALEAAILLMVIGTTFLAPLLLRLVLGGEGPAPRDPLEEIPT; via the coding sequence ATGCTTCTGCCCACGCTGTTGCTTGAGATCGGCAACCATCAGTTTGAGGTGGCCGAGACCCTGATTCAGGTGGGTCGCTTCCTGGTGATCTTCCTCGCCGCGCGCACCCTCGCTGAGGTGATGGTGCGGCTTTCGCTGCCGACGATCCTCGGAGAGCTGCTGGCCGGTGTGCTGATCGGCGTCTCGGGGCTGCATTTCCTGCTGCCCCCCGATACCGGAGTGGCGATCAACGATCTGCTGCTCAACCTGGTCTCCTCCCTCTCCGGTGTCACACCAGAGCAGGTGCAGGAGCTCTACACCGAGAGCTTCCCGGGGCTGCAGCAGGTCTCACTGCTCGGCCTCTATGCCCTGTTGTTCCTCACGGGCCTCGAGAGCGAGCTGGATGAACTGATGGCGGTGGGCCTGCAGGCCACCACCGTCGCCGTCACCGGCGTGGTGCTGCCCTTCGCCCTCGGCACCGCCGGCCTGATCTGGCTCTTCCACGTGCCCACGATCCTGGCGGTCTTCGCCGGTGCCGCGATGACGGCCACCAGCATCGGCATCACCGCCAGCGTCTTCGGAGAACTGGGCTGGCTGAAACGGCGTGAGGGGCAGATCGTGATCGGCGCCGCCGTGCTCGACGACATCCTCGGCATCGTCATCCTGGCGGTGGTGGTGTCCCTGGCCGGCGGTGAGGCCCTGGCGATCGGTCCGATCCTGAAGCTGGTGGTGGCGGCGCTGGTGTTCGTGGCAGCAGCCCTCTGGCTCAGCGGCACGGCGGCCCCCGCCTTCGACTGGTTGCTCGATCGCCTCAAGGCCCCCGGTGAGGTGGTGGTGGCCGGTTTCGTGGTGCTCAGCCTCTGCTGCTTCGCCGCCCAGGCGATCGGCCTGGAGGCGGCCCTGGGGGCCTTCGCCGGCGGTCTGATCCTCAGCCGCTCGCGCCACACCGAGGCGATCCAGGAAACGGTGAAGCCGCTGGTGGCCCTGTTCGCCACCGTCTTCTTCGTGCTGATCGGCACCGGCATGGATCTGTCGGTGCTCAACCCGCTCGAACCCGCCAACCGCCCCGGCCTGGTGGTGGCCCTGTTCCTGTTGCTGGTGGCGATCGCCGGCAAGGTGGCCGCCGGCTGGAGCTACCTCAGCAAGGAGCCCAGCAACCGCCTGGTGGTGGGTCTGGGCATGCTGCCCCGCGGTGAAGTGGGTCTGATCTTCCTGGGGCTCGGCACCCAGGCCCATCTGCTCACCCCCGCCCTGGAGGCGGCGATTCTGCTGATGGTGATCGGCACCACCTTCCTGGCCCCGCTGCTGCTGCGCCTGGTGCTGGGTGGTGAGGGGCCCGCACCCCGTGATCCGCTGGAGGAGATCCCCACCTGA
- a CDS encoding acyltransferase family protein, whose amino-acid sequence MTASVAVSGPSEGIAGERSGSRQPPPEPKAFRYRPDIDALRGVAVIAVFIFHLNEHWLPGGFVGVDVFFVISGYVVTGSLLSHGGESIGQRLRGFYMRRIRRLLPNLLLTLAVTAVGVALLIPPTETRSLYLTAVKAIYGWSNNHLLQSSADYFGLDSSLNPFVHTWSLGVEEQFYLVFPLLLILIGSGARRTLPMLLVLIGVSLAASAWWTTHAPMSAFFLMPSRFWELSIGAALLLLQRRSFSLEGRLRPGISWAPVGWLRGRHLRWLGWLVVIASLVFTPERQGFPTPGALPAVLGTLLLLHAGSEADGRFLPIRSLERLLIALGLLSYSLYLWHWPVVTFLRWTTGLERPWQYLLATVLSLGLAWFAYRFVEQPLRRSPLPAIPHLGVTFASVILAWVGIDALAHPYRGRLFLGSNSDPVPKAERISELRPVIPGTGISDGECGVPTWEDYGPDSRTDFGPCSKPGRPGAGEIFLLGDSHAHHLLPMLDGVTDRTGQAISFSFKSSCLISPSLTVSFDKKRYEPCRTFAAGELDRALDRLRPGDVVVIATWFNRQLGDITPDGRDNDFPVYLGSRRLSPSEVRSRFVADIRSQARRLASRGIQLVLVVDVPMLARDPVVCDAWPRLALQGTRAALCSGTPALTARMQRTVAVTLAAAARGLPNVHVFDPTPLLLEQGLVRHRLTDGTVVYADSHHLSVSGSRMLAEPFHRFMSARGLLPSAQAISAPGPG is encoded by the coding sequence GTGACGGCATCGGTCGCGGTCTCTGGCCCCTCTGAAGGCATCGCAGGCGAACGCTCAGGCTCGAGACAGCCGCCGCCTGAGCCCAAGGCCTTCCGATACCGGCCGGACATCGACGCGCTGCGGGGCGTGGCGGTGATCGCCGTGTTCATCTTTCACCTCAACGAGCATTGGCTGCCCGGTGGCTTCGTCGGTGTCGACGTCTTTTTCGTGATCTCGGGCTACGTGGTCACCGGCTCGCTGCTGAGCCACGGCGGCGAATCCATCGGCCAGAGGCTGCGCGGGTTCTACATGCGTCGGATCCGACGCCTGCTGCCCAATCTGCTGCTGACCCTCGCCGTCACCGCCGTCGGGGTGGCGCTGCTGATTCCCCCCACCGAGACGCGCTCTCTGTACCTGACGGCGGTCAAGGCGATCTACGGCTGGTCGAACAACCACCTGCTGCAGTCCTCAGCCGACTACTTCGGCCTCGACTCCAGCCTCAACCCCTTCGTCCACACCTGGTCGCTGGGTGTGGAGGAGCAGTTCTATCTGGTCTTCCCCTTGCTGCTGATCCTGATCGGGAGCGGGGCACGCCGCACCCTGCCGATGCTGCTGGTGCTGATCGGAGTGTCGCTGGCCGCCAGTGCCTGGTGGACGACGCATGCGCCGATGTCGGCCTTCTTCCTGATGCCGAGTCGTTTCTGGGAGCTCTCGATCGGTGCCGCGCTGCTGCTGCTGCAGCGCCGCTCCTTCTCTCTCGAGGGGCGGCTGCGGCCTGGGATCTCCTGGGCGCCCGTGGGTTGGCTGCGCGGACGGCATCTGCGCTGGCTGGGGTGGCTGGTGGTGATCGCGTCCCTGGTCTTCACCCCCGAGCGCCAGGGCTTTCCCACGCCGGGTGCTCTGCCCGCCGTGCTGGGAACCCTGCTGCTGCTGCATGCCGGCTCCGAAGCCGATGGCCGCTTTCTGCCCATCCGATCCCTCGAGCGGCTGCTGATCGCCCTCGGTCTTCTCTCCTACTCCCTCTATCTCTGGCACTGGCCGGTGGTCACCTTCCTGCGCTGGACCACCGGCCTCGAACGCCCCTGGCAATACCTGCTGGCCACCGTCCTCTCGCTCGGGCTGGCGTGGTTCGCCTACCGCTTCGTGGAACAGCCCCTTCGGCGCAGCCCGCTGCCAGCGATCCCGCATCTGGGCGTGACCTTCGCCTCGGTGATCCTTGCCTGGGTCGGCATCGATGCTCTCGCCCATCCCTATCGCGGCCGGCTGTTCCTGGGCAGCAACAGCGATCCGGTACCCAAGGCCGAGAGGATCTCGGAGCTGAGGCCGGTGATCCCCGGTACGGGCATCAGCGATGGCGAATGCGGTGTCCCCACATGGGAGGACTACGGCCCGGACTCACGGACCGACTTCGGCCCCTGCAGCAAACCGGGGCGTCCCGGTGCCGGAGAGATCTTCCTCCTGGGTGACTCCCACGCGCACCATCTCCTGCCGATGCTCGATGGGGTGACGGATCGAACCGGCCAGGCGATCTCCTTCAGCTTCAAGAGCAGCTGCCTGATCAGCCCCTCGCTCACGGTGAGCTTCGACAAAAAGCGCTACGAGCCCTGCCGAACTTTCGCCGCCGGTGAGCTGGATCGCGCCCTGGACCGCCTGCGTCCAGGCGATGTCGTGGTCATTGCCACCTGGTTCAACCGCCAGCTCGGGGACATCACCCCCGATGGCCGTGACAACGACTTCCCCGTCTACCTGGGAAGCCGCCGCCTCAGCCCCAGCGAGGTGCGCAGCCGGTTCGTCGCCGACATCCGCAGCCAGGCGCGGCGACTGGCGAGCCGCGGGATCCAGCTTGTGCTGGTGGTGGATGTGCCGATGCTCGCCCGTGACCCGGTGGTGTGCGATGCCTGGCCCCGGCTGGCTCTGCAGGGCACGCGCGCGGCCCTCTGCTCCGGCACCCCGGCGCTCACAGCCCGCATGCAGCGGACCGTGGCGGTCACGCTGGCCGCAGCAGCGCGGGGCCTGCCCAACGTCCACGTGTTTGACCCCACCCCGCTCCTGCTGGAGCAGGGCCTGGTGCGTCATCGGCTGACCGATGGCACGGTGGTCTACGCCGACTCTCACCATCTCAGCGTCAGCGGCAGCAGGATGCTGGCGGAGCCGTTCCACCGCTTCATGAGCGCGCGGGGGTTGCTCCCGTCCGCTCAGGCCATCAGCGCGCCGGGGCCAGGCTGA
- a CDS encoding multidrug efflux SMR transporter, with product MSLLVAILAEVVATTALKASEGFTRPWPALLVVVGYGVSFYSLSLTMRSIPLGLVYAIWSGLGLLLITLAGWLLWGQRLDPPALVGMGLIVAGVIVINLSGQAH from the coding sequence GTGAGCCTGCTGGTGGCGATCCTGGCGGAGGTGGTGGCCACCACCGCCCTCAAGGCCTCGGAGGGGTTCACCCGGCCGTGGCCTGCGCTGCTGGTTGTGGTCGGCTATGGCGTCTCCTTCTACAGCCTGTCGCTGACCATGCGCAGCATCCCTCTGGGATTGGTGTATGCGATCTGGTCGGGCCTGGGGCTGCTGCTGATCACCCTGGCGGGTTGGCTGCTCTGGGGCCAGCGGCTCGATCCGCCCGCGCTGGTGGGCATGGGCCTGATCGTTGCCGGGGTGATCGTGATCAATCTCAGCGGCCAGGCGCACTGA
- a CDS encoding alpha/beta fold hydrolase, whose protein sequence is MAAETTGSPSGWSYLGHRVHCLSAGPEEPRGPAVLLVHGFGASTDHWRFNIPVLSQQYEVHALDLLGFGRSAKPAGLSYGGELWADQLSAYVRERIGRPTVLVGNSLGGYAALAAGASLGSEAAGVVLVNAAGPFSEEQAAPTGWGAIARRTIGGALLRSPVLQRLIFENLRRPATVRRTLRQVYIDQTNVDEALVQSILVPSRDPGAFGVFRTVFDFPRGEPLDALFARLQAPLLLLWGIRDPWINAAGRRAQFQRHAPAATSEVVLQAGHCPHDEVPEQVNAALLEWLEGVSAAETTAATAAISQPSVLVK, encoded by the coding sequence ATGGCTGCCGAAACGACCGGTTCCCCGAGCGGCTGGTCCTACCTGGGGCACCGGGTGCACTGCCTCAGCGCCGGTCCTGAGGAGCCGCGCGGGCCGGCCGTGCTCCTGGTCCATGGCTTCGGCGCCTCCACCGACCACTGGCGCTTCAACATTCCGGTGCTCTCGCAGCAGTACGAAGTGCATGCCCTCGATCTGCTCGGTTTCGGCCGCAGCGCCAAGCCCGCTGGCCTCTCCTACGGCGGCGAGCTCTGGGCCGATCAGCTGAGTGCCTACGTGCGCGAGCGCATCGGCAGGCCGACGGTGCTGGTGGGCAACTCGCTGGGGGGATATGCCGCCCTTGCCGCCGGCGCTTCCCTCGGCTCCGAGGCCGCGGGGGTGGTGCTGGTCAACGCCGCCGGCCCCTTCTCCGAGGAGCAGGCCGCCCCGACCGGCTGGGGGGCGATCGCCCGCCGCACGATCGGCGGGGCGCTGCTGCGCAGCCCGGTGCTGCAGCGGCTGATCTTCGAGAACCTGCGCCGTCCCGCCACCGTGCGCCGCACCCTGCGGCAGGTGTACATCGACCAGACCAATGTCGATGAGGCGCTGGTGCAGTCGATCCTGGTGCCCTCCCGCGATCCCGGCGCCTTCGGGGTGTTCCGCACCGTGTTCGACTTCCCCCGGGGCGAGCCGCTCGATGCCCTGTTCGCGCGGCTCCAGGCGCCGCTGCTGCTGCTCTGGGGCATCCGCGATCCGTGGATCAACGCCGCCGGCCGCCGCGCCCAGTTCCAGCGCCATGCGCCGGCGGCCACCAGCGAGGTGGTGCTGCAGGCGGGCCACTGCCCCCACGACGAGGTGCCCGAGCAGGTGAATGCCGCCCTGCTGGAGTGGTTGGAGGGCGTGTCGGCGGCTGAGACAACTGCTGCAACAGCGGCGATCTCGCAGCCTTCTGTTCTGGTTAAATGA
- a CDS encoding glycogen/starch/alpha-glucan phosphorylase → MSEHRPMDLHLPTPGCYADPDRSGLLSEDVFDGMTEHLFYTLGKLAPTASRHDLYMALSYAVRDRLMTRYLAGIEAISASPARVVAYLSAEFLIGPQLGNNLLMLGIQEEAAEALRRFGINDIEEILDVEEEPGLGNGGLGRLAACFLESMASLQIPATGYGIRYEFGIFDQLIRDGWQVEITDKWLKAGWPWEIPHPDQACFVGFGGRTESYRDEHGNYRVRWIPAEHAIGVPHDVPVLGYRVNTCDRLRLWRADATESFDFYAFNSGDYYGAVEEKVGSETLSKVLYPNDGTDEGRRLRLKQQHFFVSCSLQDMIRNLDMRGIPIQEFPDHWAVQLNDTHPAIAVAELMRLLLDDKHLEWQEAWEITSRSLSYTNHTLLPEALEKWGLDLFGSLLPRHLELIYEINRRFLQQVRLKYPGNDQILRRVSIIDEEGNKCVRMANLATVAAHHVNGVAALHSELVRSDLFPEFARLWPDKFINVTNGVTPRRWVALANPQLSALLDEAVGEGWVRDLDQLRGLERHVDDDAFLERWGATKLAVKHHLTQYIHRHTGVLVDPASMFDVQVKRIHEYKRQHLNALGVIARYLRIKNGQGDHLAPRTVVFGGKAAPGYYMAKLIIRFINGIAETVNADPDMEGRLRVIFLPDYNVKLGERVYPAADLSEQISTAGLEASGTGNMKFCMNGALTIGTLDGANVEIRQQVGEENFFLFGKTTEQIAELRNGYRPWEMIGAVPELPEVLRLVEQGHFSNGDGDLFRPLLENLTGRDPFFVLADFQAYLEAQDRVDQAWADRRHWNRMSLLNTARSGLFSSDRSIREYAQTIWDAQEFPVTITCDLDRGTQLRRRSPSAEEQQVR, encoded by the coding sequence ATGAGCGAGCACCGACCGATGGACCTGCACCTGCCCACTCCCGGCTGCTACGCCGATCCCGATCGCAGCGGCCTGCTGTCGGAGGATGTGTTCGACGGCATGACCGAGCACCTCTTCTACACGCTCGGCAAACTCGCGCCCACCGCCAGCCGCCACGACCTGTACATGGCGTTGAGCTATGCGGTGCGCGACCGTCTGATGACGCGCTATCTGGCCGGCATCGAGGCGATCAGCGCCTCTCCCGCCCGGGTGGTCGCCTACCTGTCGGCGGAGTTCCTGATCGGCCCGCAGCTGGGCAACAACCTGCTGATGCTGGGCATCCAGGAGGAGGCCGCCGAGGCGTTGCGCCGCTTCGGCATCAATGACATCGAGGAGATCCTCGATGTGGAGGAGGAGCCGGGCCTCGGCAACGGTGGCCTGGGACGCCTGGCGGCCTGCTTCCTCGAATCGATGGCCTCGCTGCAGATCCCGGCCACCGGCTATGGCATCCGCTATGAGTTCGGCATCTTCGACCAGCTGATCCGCGACGGCTGGCAGGTGGAGATCACCGACAAGTGGCTCAAGGCCGGCTGGCCTTGGGAGATCCCCCACCCCGACCAGGCCTGCTTCGTGGGCTTCGGCGGCCGCACCGAGAGCTATCGCGACGAACACGGCAACTACCGGGTGCGCTGGATTCCGGCCGAGCATGCGATCGGCGTCCCCCACGACGTGCCGGTGCTGGGCTACCGCGTCAACACCTGCGACCGGCTGCGGCTGTGGCGGGCGGACGCCACCGAGTCGTTCGACTTCTATGCGTTCAACAGCGGCGACTATTACGGCGCCGTCGAGGAGAAGGTGGGCAGCGAGACCCTCTCCAAGGTGCTGTATCCGAACGACGGCACCGACGAGGGGCGTCGTCTGCGGCTGAAGCAGCAGCACTTCTTCGTGAGCTGCTCGCTGCAGGACATGATCCGCAACCTGGACATGCGCGGCATCCCGATCCAGGAGTTCCCGGATCACTGGGCGGTGCAGCTCAACGACACCCATCCGGCGATCGCGGTGGCCGAGCTGATGCGGTTGCTGCTCGACGACAAGCATCTCGAGTGGCAGGAGGCCTGGGAGATCACCAGCCGCTCGCTCTCCTACACCAACCACACACTGCTGCCGGAGGCGCTCGAGAAGTGGGGGCTCGATCTGTTCGGCTCGCTGCTGCCGCGCCACCTGGAGCTGATCTATGAGATCAACCGCCGCTTCCTGCAGCAGGTGCGGCTGAAGTATCCCGGCAACGATCAGATCCTGCGCCGCGTCTCGATCATCGACGAGGAGGGCAACAAATGTGTGCGCATGGCCAACCTGGCCACGGTGGCGGCCCATCACGTCAACGGCGTCGCGGCGCTGCACAGCGAACTGGTGCGCAGCGATCTCTTCCCGGAGTTCGCCAGGCTCTGGCCCGACAAGTTCATCAATGTCACCAACGGCGTCACACCGCGGCGCTGGGTGGCGCTGGCCAATCCGCAGCTGTCGGCCCTGCTGGATGAGGCGGTTGGTGAGGGCTGGGTGCGCGATCTCGATCAGCTGCGCGGCCTGGAGCGCCACGTCGATGACGACGCCTTCCTGGAGCGCTGGGGTGCCACCAAGCTGGCGGTGAAGCATCACCTGACCCAGTACATCCACCGCCACACGGGCGTGCTGGTCGATCCGGCCTCGATGTTCGACGTGCAGGTGAAGCGCATCCATGAATACAAGCGCCAGCACCTCAACGCCCTCGGGGTGATCGCCCGCTACCTGCGCATCAAGAACGGCCAGGGCGACCACCTGGCGCCGCGCACCGTGGTGTTCGGTGGCAAGGCCGCGCCCGGCTACTACATGGCGAAGCTGATCATCCGCTTCATCAACGGCATCGCCGAGACGGTGAACGCCGATCCCGACATGGAAGGACGCCTGCGGGTGATCTTCCTGCCCGACTACAACGTCAAGCTGGGCGAGCGGGTGTATCCGGCCGCCGATCTCTCCGAGCAGATCTCCACCGCCGGCCTGGAGGCCTCCGGCACCGGCAACATGAAGTTCTGCATGAACGGGGCCCTGACGATCGGCACCCTCGATGGCGCCAACGTCGAGATCCGCCAGCAGGTGGGCGAGGAGAACTTCTTCCTGTTCGGCAAGACCACCGAGCAGATCGCCGAGCTGCGCAACGGCTACCGCCCCTGGGAGATGATCGGCGCCGTGCCGGAGCTTCCCGAGGTGCTGCGCCTGGTGGAGCAGGGGCACTTCAGCAACGGCGACGGCGATCTGTTCCGGCCGCTGCTGGAGAACCTCACGGGGCGCGATCCCTTCTT
- a CDS encoding FAD-binding oxidoreductase, whose amino-acid sequence MQPDAKDLRELVRELHQQGTPWLPSGLGSRLDWGAPLRQPCTPVSLRALSGILEHNPGDFTLTVRAGTALQEVQQALAEHRQWLAVDPPWGSGPGGSDSGSIGGLVARGLSGGYRHRHLGVRDQLIGLSLLRSDGVEAKAGGRVVKNVAGYDLMRLFCGSWGSLGLISSVTLRTQPIPPARRGLLVGGSLEDLGSLVGWLVGSSLTPERIDWWNAPLALAAGLGEEPQLLIGLASVSATSLREQVQTIAGRTALACREVEAGALEELLAHGRGQPDPGAIGVASPAWLLRLAVPSDRVATLLARPELRGMAVELAAGSGIGHAWSTAMPSAATDPSRVASLRQRCQELGGWLTVLRQPPESHLHAWLDAPSRPLIEAVKRQFDPLEQLAPGRLPGVAA is encoded by the coding sequence ATGCAGCCCGACGCCAAGGATCTGCGGGAGCTGGTGCGCGAGCTGCACCAGCAGGGAACCCCCTGGCTGCCCAGCGGCCTGGGCAGCCGGCTCGACTGGGGGGCACCGCTGCGCCAGCCCTGCACGCCGGTGAGCCTGCGGGCCCTGAGCGGCATCCTCGAGCACAACCCAGGAGATTTCACGCTCACGGTGCGGGCCGGCACCGCACTGCAGGAGGTGCAGCAGGCTCTGGCGGAGCACCGCCAGTGGCTGGCCGTCGATCCCCCCTGGGGCAGCGGCCCGGGCGGCTCGGACTCCGGCAGCATCGGCGGCCTGGTGGCCCGCGGCCTCTCCGGCGGCTACCGCCATCGCCATCTGGGGGTGCGCGACCAGCTGATCGGACTGTCGCTGCTGCGCAGCGATGGCGTCGAAGCGAAGGCCGGCGGCCGGGTGGTGAAGAACGTGGCCGGCTACGACCTGATGCGGCTGTTCTGCGGCAGCTGGGGCTCCCTGGGCCTGATCAGCAGCGTGACCCTGCGCACCCAGCCGATCCCACCGGCCCGACGAGGCCTGCTGGTGGGAGGCAGCCTGGAGGATCTGGGGAGCCTGGTGGGCTGGCTGGTGGGCTCAAGCCTGACGCCGGAGCGGATCGACTGGTGGAACGCGCCGCTGGCGCTCGCCGCCGGCCTGGGGGAGGAGCCTCAGCTGCTGATCGGCCTGGCCAGCGTCAGCGCCACCAGCCTGCGGGAGCAGGTGCAGACCATCGCCGGCCGCACCGCCCTGGCCTGCCGCGAGGTGGAGGCGGGCGCGCTGGAGGAGCTGCTGGCCCATGGCCGCGGCCAGCCGGACCCCGGCGCGATCGGAGTGGCGAGCCCGGCGTGGCTGCTGCGCCTGGCCGTGCCGAGTGATCGGGTGGCGACGCTGCTGGCACGCCCGGAACTGCGCGGGATGGCGGTGGAGCTGGCGGCCGGGAGTGGCATCGGCCACGCATGGAGCACCGCCATGCCTTCCGCAGCGACGGATCCGAGCCGGGTGGCGTCGCTGCGACAGCGCTGCCAGGAGCTGGGGGGCTGGCTCACGGTGTTGCGCCAACCCCCCGAATCGCATCTGCACGCCTGGCTGGATGCGCCCTCGAGGCCGCTGATCGAGGCCGTGAAACGGCAGTTTGACCCTCTCGAGCAGCTGGCACCGGGCCGCCTGCCGGGTGTGGCCGCCTGA
- a CDS encoding four-carbon acid sugar kinase family protein: MQQVGSPPFKIVVLDDDPTGSQTVHSCPLLLRWDHATLLEGLRHSSPLLFLLANTRALDPDAARERVSEICRALEPALREAGQCGWIRGWQLVSRGDSTLRGHYPLEVEVLAAQLGPFDATLLAPAFLEGGRSTRDAVHRLDGHPVHETPFARDALFGYCHSDLRAWVEEKSGGRIEAASVGHLSLRDLEEPPEALRARLAGFGGNTTVVVDAERPEHLTALAAAIRELSFAPLPDRPQAAEGCASPSGTTSCPTAPALAPLALPADAVSTRPVVTMPQRRFLIQSAAGLVGALAALPPQPLEAAGLAHLRRRDGHGRVRPGLVIVGSHVPLADAQLERLLADPRCRGLELPVDRLQRVLEGPLPDRLLASLEADWRGRLEAVLAAGLTPVLYTSRGERQCRHAAERRALGLALAGLMARLAAALAPQLGYLISKGGITTHTLLADGLGLASVLLQGQLLPGLSLVLAGPDALPVLTFPGNLGDAGTLHEAWRWMEDGSSA; this comes from the coding sequence ATGCAGCAGGTTGGCTCGCCGCCGTTCAAGATCGTCGTCCTCGATGACGACCCCACCGGCTCCCAGACGGTGCACAGCTGCCCGCTGCTGCTGCGCTGGGATCACGCCACCCTGCTGGAGGGTCTGCGTCACTCCTCGCCGCTGCTGTTCCTGCTGGCCAACACCCGCGCCCTCGATCCGGACGCGGCCCGCGAGCGGGTGAGCGAGATCTGCCGGGCCCTGGAGCCGGCCCTGCGCGAGGCCGGGCAATGCGGCTGGATCCGGGGCTGGCAGCTGGTGAGCCGCGGCGATTCCACCCTGCGCGGCCATTACCCGCTCGAGGTGGAGGTGCTCGCCGCCCAGCTGGGGCCCTTCGATGCCACGCTGCTGGCGCCTGCCTTCCTGGAGGGTGGCCGCTCCACCCGGGACGCGGTGCACCGCCTGGATGGCCATCCGGTGCATGAGACCCCCTTCGCCCGCGACGCTCTGTTCGGCTACTGCCACAGCGACCTGCGCGCCTGGGTGGAGGAGAAGAGCGGTGGACGGATCGAGGCCGCCTCGGTGGGCCATCTGAGCCTCCGCGATCTGGAGGAACCGCCCGAGGCCCTGCGGGCGCGGCTGGCCGGTTTCGGTGGCAACACCACCGTGGTGGTGGATGCGGAGCGACCGGAGCACCTCACCGCCCTGGCGGCGGCCATCCGGGAGTTGTCCTTCGCGCCGTTGCCCGATCGTCCTCAGGCCGCCGAGGGGTGTGCGTCGCCCTCCGGGACCACTTCTTGCCCGACGGCGCCCGCGCTGGCCCCCCTGGCGCTGCCGGCGGATGCAGTTTCGACGCGGCCTGTCGTGACGATGCCGCAGCGGCGCTTCCTGATCCAGAGCGCCGCCGGGCTGGTGGGGGCGCTGGCCGCCTTGCCGCCCCAGCCGCTGGAGGCCGCCGGGCTGGCTCACCTGCGCCGCCGGGATGGGCACGGCAGGGTTCGGCCCGGCCTGGTGATCGTCGGGTCGCATGTGCCGCTTGCCGACGCGCAGCTGGAGCGACTGCTGGCGGATCCCCGCTGCCGGGGCCTCGAGCTGCCGGTGGACCGGCTGCAGCGGGTGCTTGAGGGGCCCCTGCCCGACCGGTTGCTGGCTTCGCTGGAGGCGGACTGGCGCGGTCGGCTGGAGGCGGTGCTCGCCGCTGGTCTCACGCCGGTGCTGTACACCAGCCGGGGCGAGCGGCAATGCCGTCATGCCGCCGAGCGTCGCGCCCTCGGTCTCGCCCTGGCCGGCCTGATGGCACGGCTTGCCGCCGCCCTGGCACCGCAGCTGGGCTATCTGATCAGCAAGGGAGGCATCACCACCCACACGTTGCTGGCCGATGGTCTCGGCCTCGCCTCGGTGCTGCTGCAGGGTCAGCTGCTGCCGGGGCTGTCGCTGGTGCTCGCGGGGCCTGACGCCCTGCCCGTGCTCACCTTCCCCGGCAACCTCGGGGATGCCGGCACCCTTCATGAGGCCTGGCGCTGGATGGAGGATGGGAGTTCCGCCTGA